In Dysgonomonadaceae bacterium zrk40, one genomic interval encodes:
- a CDS encoding pyridoxal phosphate-dependent aminotransferase, translated as MPEISQRGFEMPASPIRKLAPLSDAAKARGTKVYHLNIGQPDLPSPQAALEAIRNIDRTTLEYSPSDGYRFYRENLTEYYREYNIELTPEEIIVTAGGSEAVLYAFMACLNPGDEIIVPEPAYANYMAFAISAGAVIRSLPSTIESGFALPHIDDFEQLINERTKGILICNPNNPTGYVYTPQEMEQIRQLVMKHNLYLFSDEVYREFIYNDTPYVSACHLEGVEENVVLIDSVSKRYSECGIRIGALITRNRKVHDTVMKFCQARLSPPLIGQIAANASLQENGSYMQHNFEEYKSRRDYLMERLNNIPGVFSPMPQGAFYTLARLPIDDADRFCAWCLSDFSYEGQTIFMAPATGFYVTPGLGKNEVRIAYVLNKTELGKALTVLEKALEAYPGRR; from the coding sequence ATGCCGGAAATTTCTCAGCGGGGATTTGAGATGCCCGCTTCACCCATACGCAAATTAGCCCCCCTCTCCGATGCTGCCAAAGCACGTGGCACCAAGGTGTACCACCTCAACATCGGGCAGCCCGACCTGCCCTCACCACAAGCTGCCCTGGAGGCAATCCGCAACATAGACCGCACTACGCTTGAGTACAGTCCCAGCGACGGTTACCGCTTTTACAGGGAGAACCTGACGGAGTACTACAGAGAGTACAACATTGAACTGACACCCGAAGAGATCATCGTCACCGCGGGGGGATCGGAAGCGGTGCTCTATGCCTTTATGGCCTGCCTGAACCCGGGTGACGAGATCATCGTCCCGGAGCCGGCCTATGCCAACTACATGGCCTTTGCCATCTCCGCCGGAGCAGTGATCCGCTCCCTGCCCTCAACCATTGAATCGGGATTCGCACTACCCCATATCGATGACTTTGAACAACTGATCAACGAGCGCACCAAGGGAATCCTGATCTGTAACCCGAACAACCCCACCGGTTATGTCTACACGCCCCAGGAGATGGAGCAGATACGCCAGTTGGTGATGAAGCACAACCTCTATCTCTTCTCCGACGAGGTATACCGGGAGTTCATCTACAATGACACGCCATACGTCTCCGCCTGCCACCTGGAAGGAGTGGAAGAGAATGTGGTGCTGATCGACTCGGTTTCGAAACGATACAGTGAGTGCGGCATCCGCATCGGGGCATTGATAACCAGGAACCGTAAGGTGCACGACACCGTGATGAAGTTCTGCCAGGCGCGTCTCAGTCCCCCGCTCATCGGCCAGATTGCTGCCAACGCATCGTTACAGGAGAACGGCAGCTACATGCAGCATAACTTTGAAGAGTACAAGAGCCGCCGTGATTACCTGATGGAACGACTCAACAACATTCCGGGTGTCTTCTCCCCCATGCCGCAGGGTGCCTTCTACACGTTGGCACGACTGCCCATCGACGATGCCGACAGATTCTGTGCCTGGTGTCTTTCAGATTTCTCCTACGAGGGTCAGACCATCTTCATGGCACCTGCAACCGGTTTTTACGTGACTCCGGGCTTGGGTAAGAACGAAGTACGCATCGCTTATGTACTGAACAAGACTGAGCTGGGAAAAGCACTGACGGTGTTGGAGAAAGCACTGGAGGCATATCCGGGAAGAAGATAA
- a CDS encoding response regulator transcription factor, which produces MEERILVVDDEKDICDILQFNLEQEGYIVDVATSAEEALAVLTDVHQLLILDVMMGGMSGFKMAETLRKEGNTIPIIFLTAKNSENDKLTGFSLGGDDYVAKPFSVKELLARVRALLKRTTLVRMPPATHWNYRGLTIDIPSNRVTIDGSEVSLTKKEFEILSLLAQVSPNLLTRAEILGSVWGENEYVLDRTVDVHITRLRKKLGEYAGIIVNRSGFGYWLNLDNEK; this is translated from the coding sequence ATGGAAGAGAGGATACTGGTGGTGGATGATGAGAAGGATATCTGTGATATCCTGCAGTTCAACCTGGAACAGGAAGGGTACATCGTGGATGTGGCTACTTCAGCAGAAGAGGCGCTGGCAGTGCTAACCGATGTGCATCAATTGTTGATTTTGGATGTGATGATGGGAGGCATGTCAGGCTTTAAGATGGCAGAGACACTCCGGAAAGAGGGAAATACAATCCCAATCATCTTTCTCACGGCCAAGAACAGTGAGAACGACAAGCTCACCGGCTTCTCTCTGGGTGGCGATGACTATGTTGCCAAACCTTTTTCGGTGAAGGAGTTGCTGGCTCGCGTGCGGGCACTGTTGAAACGTACCACGTTGGTGCGGATGCCGCCGGCGACACACTGGAATTACCGGGGGCTCACCATTGACATTCCTTCCAACAGGGTGACCATCGACGGGTCTGAGGTGTCTCTTACCAAGAAAGAATTCGAGATCCTCTCACTGTTGGCACAGGTATCACCCAACCTGCTCACTCGTGCGGAAATCCTTGGAAGCGTCTGGGGTGAGAATGAATATGTACTTGACCGTACCGTCGACGTGCATATCACCCGTTTGCGAAAGAAACTGGGTGAATATGCCGGCATCATCGTCAATCGCTCCGGCTTCGGCTATTGGCTGAACCTGGACAATGAGAAGTAG
- the queC gene encoding 7-cyano-7-deazaguanine synthase QueC, which translates to MKDYHQEDALVLFSGGQDSTTCLYWARQQFRQVHALCFTYGQRHSQEVENARRIAEMAGTPFRVLDASIISRLAPNSLTDLSMTMDETQPKDSYPNTFVPGRNLLFLTFAATLAYAQGIRHMVTGVSEADYSGYPDCRDTFIHSANTTLNLAMDRQFVIHTPLMWRNKKEVWQLADELGVFEIIRNETLTCYNGILAGGCGHCPACLLRNKGLEAYLAEKGG; encoded by the coding sequence ATGAAAGATTACCATCAGGAGGATGCACTTGTCCTCTTCTCCGGTGGTCAGGACTCCACCACCTGCCTTTACTGGGCCAGGCAACAGTTCCGTCAAGTCCATGCACTCTGTTTCACCTACGGTCAGCGCCACTCGCAGGAGGTGGAGAACGCTCGCCGCATTGCAGAGATGGCCGGCACACCTTTCCGGGTGCTCGATGCCTCCATCATTTCGCGGCTGGCACCCAACTCGCTGACCGATCTCTCCATGACGATGGATGAGACACAACCCAAAGACTCCTACCCCAACACCTTTGTTCCCGGCAGGAATCTCTTGTTCCTCACCTTCGCTGCCACGCTGGCTTATGCACAGGGAATCCGCCACATGGTCACCGGTGTCTCGGAAGCAGACTACAGCGGCTACCCCGACTGCAGGGATACCTTTATCCACTCGGCCAATACCACTCTGAACCTGGCAATGGACAGGCAGTTCGTGATCCACACACCACTGATGTGGCGCAACAAGAAGGAGGTATGGCAACTGGCCGACGAACTGGGGGTATTTGAAATCATCCGCAACGAGACGCTCACCTGCTACAATGGTATTCTGGCCGGGGGTTGTGGCCATTGTCCTGCCTGCCTGCTGCGCAACAAAGGGCTGGAGGCCTACCTCGCCGAAAAAGGAGGATAA
- the queF gene encoding NADPH-dependent 7-cyano-7-deazaguanine reductase QueF, whose protein sequence is MEKDQLTLLGSQTVYRQDYAPEVLEAFTNKHPENDYWVTFDCPEFTSLCPITGQPDFATIRVDYIPDVKMVESKSLKLYLFSFRNHGAFHEDCVNIIMKDLIQLMDPRYIEVTGMFTPRGGISIYPYTNHGRKGTKYEKLGEERLFAHSVPLK, encoded by the coding sequence ATGGAAAAAGATCAACTCACCCTATTGGGTAGCCAAACCGTCTACCGGCAGGATTATGCACCCGAGGTGCTGGAGGCATTCACCAACAAACACCCTGAGAACGACTATTGGGTGACCTTCGACTGTCCCGAATTCACCAGCCTCTGCCCCATCACCGGACAACCCGACTTTGCCACCATCCGCGTCGATTACATTCCGGATGTGAAGATGGTGGAGAGCAAGAGCCTGAAGCTATACCTCTTCAGTTTCCGCAACCATGGGGCCTTTCATGAGGATTGCGTGAACATCATCATGAAAGATTTGATCCAACTGATGGATCCCAGGTACATCGAGGTGACAGGCATGTTCACCCCCCGGGGCGGCATCAGCATCTACCCTTACACCAACCATGGCCGTAAGGGTACAAAGTATGAAAAGCTGGGCGAAGAGCGCCTCTTCGCCCATTCTGTCCCCCTGAAATAA
- a CDS encoding glycoside hydrolase family 16 protein has protein sequence MKKTTLLILTLALVGGIVSCTGQKEESDEKFRKGWELVWEDDFDDGLNGNEWSKISKGKQHMNRYASTHDALYLSQEGNLVLRAMPNSVPNDTMPFLTGGITREGMKSGKVSRIEVKVRVNPAEGATHYLSLLPVDPSENHISIDFMEHYGMDEFVYQSVTSEYTTSQGMAENPPSSSLVGVNPVEYRIYGVEKYPDSLVFFVDDIRTRKYPRVLTDMAGQYPYDEQDFDLFLGIRLNKDTDPEQLPADMLIDWVRVYEPKVGEEE, from the coding sequence ATGAAAAAAACTACTTTACTGATCCTCACATTGGCACTCGTTGGTGGAATAGTTTCCTGTACGGGCCAGAAGGAGGAGAGTGACGAGAAGTTCCGCAAGGGATGGGAACTGGTATGGGAAGATGATTTTGACGATGGTCTGAACGGGAATGAATGGTCAAAAATCTCAAAGGGAAAACAACATATGAACCGTTATGCCAGTACGCATGATGCGTTGTATCTCTCACAGGAGGGCAACCTGGTGCTGCGAGCAATGCCCAATTCGGTGCCGAATGATACGATGCCATTTCTCACCGGTGGCATCACCCGTGAAGGTATGAAGAGTGGGAAGGTATCCCGGATCGAGGTGAAGGTCCGGGTGAACCCTGCTGAGGGTGCCACCCATTATCTCTCATTGCTGCCGGTTGATCCATCGGAAAATCATATCTCGATCGACTTCATGGAACATTACGGCATGGATGAGTTTGTTTACCAGTCGGTAACTTCTGAATATACTACATCGCAGGGGATGGCAGAAAATCCACCCTCAAGCTCGCTGGTAGGAGTCAATCCGGTGGAGTACCGCATCTACGGTGTTGAGAAGTATCCGGACAGCCTGGTCTTTTTCGTGGATGACATCCGCACGCGGAAGTATCCCCGTGTGCTTACCGACATGGCTGGACAATACCCATACGACGAACAGGATTTTGATCTCTTCCTCGGCATCCGTCTCAACAAGGATACCGATCCTGAGCAATTGCCTGCCGATATGTTGATTGATTGGGTGAGGGTCTATGAGCCAAAAGTGGGCGAAGAGGAATAA